tGAATGACTGTAGGAAGGATACCTTAAGATGTGGAGTCACAGactgaggatttttttaaatgtcagtctcAACAGATTGAAGCTATGGACCAATGTTAAAGAAGTGATGGAGGATGTTCTGCttttctgaatgaaaaaaaaatgtttagaatttTAGCATCCAGAGAGTTACATATCAGTCCAAGTCTTTCCATGATCTTTCCTAGTCATCCCTAAACTCACAGAAAGGATTCTTAGTTCTCCAACAGCTTATGATCACATATGTTCCTATACCACCACAAGCCAGGAGGAGGCCGATGATAAAACTCCCTGATTGGATATGGATAGAGAAACCAAGAGTTGGGAGGGCTTTGCCTTCTGAGGCTTATGCCTGACATTGTGAGTCTCAGGCCTATGTCAGATCTTTGCCCATGGGCatagggtttggttttttttcttcattttccatcaTATCACTAGCATTTCAGTGTTACATTCGTATATCCCCGAGTCAATGCCTCAGGTGGCATtgtgtgtaaataaatatatgaatgaatgaataaatgaataacttcCTGCTCTCAACTTAACAACCCCTGCTCTCAAGAATTCCTCAACACTTTCTTGTGAATTTACTGaaacaatttaattttcattccACTTCTATTGAAAACAGCTTGGAATTCCACAAACTTCCTCTGCctcttttcctcaaaaaaatcTTATATAATTTAGACCAACTTTTGGAAGTTAGAATataagttgtatatatatatatatatatatatatattttttttttttttttttttttttttttttttgcggtacgcaggcctctcaccgttgtagcctctcccgttgtggagcacaggctccagacgcacgggctcagcagccatggctcacaggcccagccgctccacggcatgtgggatcttcccggaccggggcgcaaacccgcgtcccctgcatcggcaggcggaccctcaaccactgcaccaccagggaagcccaagttgtaGATATTTATATGAAGAAACTTAGTaaaaggggatgaaaaaagagaaTTAGTCCTAGTTCTTCTAGTTTTTAACTCCGGCCCTGATTTAGATCATAGCTCAAAGTATGAACTAATTTACTATCTGTCTGATTCTTTATCCTTTCTTTGTAACTCTCGACAAAGAAAAGCTGTTAGCTCAATGACCTGGGAAAATCGCTCAGTGTTAACGGCATTTGTGTTCCTGGCTTATCCCTCCCACTCAGAGCTGCATGTCTTGTCCTTCCTTGGGATCAGCCTGGTTTATACATTGCTCGTCATTGGGAATGTCCTCATTTTGGTGGCCATCCAGACAGAAGCCTGCCTACACAAACCCATGTACTATTTCCTGAGCAGCCTCCTGGGAGTAGAAATATGCTACACTGCTGTGGCGGTGCCCCACATCCTGGCAACATCCTACCGTCAGCGAAAATCATCACCCTCCTGGGCTGTGCCACTCAGCTGGTTTTTCTCATTGGATTTGGCAGGGCCAATCGCTTCCTCTTGGCTATCATGGCCTATGACCAGTATGTTGCCATTTGCCACCCCTTGCAATACCCTCTCATCCTGACTTTAACTCTTTGTGTCCGCTTGGTTGCAGCCTCTGTGGTCATTGGCTTATTCCTGTCCTTACAGCTAGTGGTCTTCATCTTCTCTCTGCCATTCTGCCCGGCTCAGAATATAGAGCACTTCTTTTGTGACACACAGCCAGTGATGCATCTTGCTTCTGCCAATAGCCTCATCCGTGAGCAGTCAGTGCTGGTGGCAGTCACACTAGCCATAGCTGTGCCTTTCTTCTTTAGCACCACCTCCTACGCCTTCACTGTGGCCGCTGTGCTCAGGATTCACTCAGCAGCTGGCCGCCACTGGGCTTTCCGCACCTGCTCTTCCCGCCTCACTGTGGTCCTGCTGCAGTGTGGCTGCTGTGCCTTCATGTACCTGTGCCCCAGCTCCAGCTACCACCCCAAACGAGATCAGTTTGTCTCACTGGTGTACACATTGTGAATCCCAGTTCTCAACCCATTTGTCTACACCCTGAGGAGCAGTGGGATGAAGGGGACCATAGGAGGAGTTCTTACCAGGAATTGCCTCTTCCAGAAAAGCTAGGGGAGGGCATGACCTCTCAGGCAAGGGTTTGGTTCCAGCTTGTGCACATTCTCATGCAACTAGAATTTCTCTCAGTGGATGTTAAAACTTACCttaaaaatggtataaatgatGTGGATACTATTTAGCTATGTGTGCCAGAGATCTTTAACATGTTTCCACCATTTGACTCAAAAATTTCTCTTCTAGAAAAGAATTAACAAATGAGCCTAATACAATAGAAAGTGGCAAGTCTAAGACTGCACCTCAGGTATCAGCTGGAAACAGATATTTAATACAAGTGTTTAACTGAAAAGAATTATAAAGGGACTATATTCAGAAGTATGAGTAAGGGAAACAATAATTTGTGTCAAGGCACTTACATACTAGAAATAGCAGGAAGACGTTTTGACCCCCAGACCTCAGAGGCATAAGAGGGTAAGGTATTATCAGAGACAAATGAGAGCTAGATTTATCAAGATAAAACTCTTGGTTGGAACTATGTTGGAACTACAGCTTTGAAAAAAAGCAACTATTGATAGAACTATGACAGTGCAAGGAGAAAGTGGGAGATAAGTACCCCAACCTCCCTCTGCTAGTGCCCTCCCATCTCCTGCCTGTttcccattggccaaacccaactGGAAGCAAGAGGGCAGAGGAGACCGAGTATTTCAGTTCTCAGAAGTTAGCCTTTTGGAACGGGAATGGACAGAAAAGGACTCTGAGAGTTAGGGGCAAACagaataatcaggaaaaaattgtttattatagcattttatgtaaaaatgaaaatatgttaataattATGTGCTTTCTCCACAATAAAGTattagatagggcttccctggtggcgcagtggttgagagtccgcctgccgatgcaggggacacgggttcgtgccccgatcccggaagatcccacatgccgcggagcggctgggcccgcgagccatggccgcggagcctgtgtgtccggagcctgtgctccgcaacgggagaggccacagcagtgagaggcccgcgtacagtaaaaaaaaaaaaaaaaaaaaaaaagtattagataAACAATTATTGTATGAAAGACTATTATGCAGCCttaaatttatgttttcaaatacTAGTTATTAGTGATAGGTAGCATGAATTAAGTACTTACTGTGCACCATAAAttatacataagtatatatattcTCTTAATCTTCAAAAAGCCTATGAAGACTGTTATCATCCTATTTCCAATGATGGAGCTGAGAGTTTAAGTACTTGGTGTAAGGTTATGCAGCTTATATGTGATGGAGTTAGAATTTGTCATTTGAACCCAGGGATTCCAGATTCAGAGTCaatgtttatttgtatttccctCATAAAATGATGATGAGTACCTTTTACTGACTATTtggatatcttcttttgtgaagtattACATTAAGCATCTTCCAATTTTAAGTGGCTTTTTATCTATTGATGAGTTTATTACACAGTCTGGATATaattcctttgtcagatatatttattgttaacattttcttcctaattttgaCTTAaatctttcattgattttttttcagcatctttattggagtataattgctctacaatggtgcattagcttctgctgtataacaaagtgaattagccatacgtatacacataACCCCATATCCCTGctctcttgcgcctccctcccaaactccctaccccacccctatagatggtcacaaatcaccgagctgatctccctgttctatgtggctgctttccaccagccatccattctacatttagtagtgtatatatgtccatgccactctctcactcgtCCCAGATCAGCCCTCccgctccctgtgtcctcaagtccactctccacACCGGCGTCTTTATACCTGTCCTAGCCTTAGGttattcagaaccttttttttttttttttttttagattccatatatatgtgttaccatacagtatttgtgtttctctttctgacttacttcactttctatgacagactctaggtccacccacctcactaaaaataattcaattttgtttgtttttttggctgaataatattctattgtacatatgtgccacaccttctttatccattcatctgttgatggacacttaggttgcttccatgtcccggctattgtaaatagtgctgcaatagacattgtggtacatatctctttttgaattatagttttctcaggatatatgcccagtagtgggattgctgggtcatatggtagttctatttttagtttcttaaggaacctccatactgttctctgtagtggctgtatcaacttacattcccaccaacagtgcaaaagggttctcttttctccacaccctctctagcgtttattgtttgtagattttttgatgatggccattctgactggtgtgaggtgatacctcattgaagtgttgatttgtatttttctaatgattagtgatgttgagcatcctttcatgtgtttgttggcaatctttatagcttctttggagaaatgtctatttagatcttctgcccatttttggattaggttgtttgctttttgatattgagctgcatgagctgctcgtaaattttggagattaatcctttgtcagttgcttcatttgcaaatattttctcccattctgagggctgtcctttcgtcttgtttatggtttcctttgctgtgcaaaagctttgaagtttcattaggtcccatttgtttaattttctttttatttctctttctctaggaggtaggtcaaaaaggatcttgctgtgatttatgtcatggagtgttcttcctatgttttcctgtaagagtttggtagtgtctggcctgacatttaggtctttaatccattttgagtttatttttgtgtatggtgttagggagtgttctaatttcattcttttacatgtagctgcccagttttcccagcaccacttattgaagaggctgtcttttctccactgtatattcttgcctcctttatcaaaggtaaggcgaccatatgtgcgtgggtttatctctgggcgttctatcctgttccattgatctatctttctgtttttgtgccaataccatactctcttgattactgtagctttgtagtatagtctgaagtcagggagcctgattcctccagctccgtttttctttctcaagattgctttggctattcggggtcttttgtgtttccatataaattttgaaattttttgttttaattctgtgaaaaatgcccgtggtagtgtgatagggattgcattgaatctgtaaattgctttgggtagtagagtcactttcacaatgttgatttttcaatccaagaacatgtacatctctccatctatttgtatcatctttaatttctttcatcattgtcttataattttctgcatacaggtcttttgtctccttaggtaggcttattcttaggcattttattctttttgttgcaatggtaaatgggagtgtttccttaatttctctttcagatttttcatcattattgtacaggaatgcaagagatttctgtgcattaattttgtatcctgctactttactaaattcattgatagctctagtagttttctggtagcatctttaggattctctatatatagtatcatgtcatctgtaaacagtgacagttttacttcttcttttctgatttggattccttttatttctttttcttctttgatggctgtggctaaaacttccaaaactatgttgaataatagttgtgagagtgggcaaccttgtcttgttcctgatcttagaggaaattgtttcaaTTCTTCACCAttcaggatgatgttggctgtgagtttgtcatatatggcctttattatgttgaagtaagttccttctatgcctagtttctgaagggttt
This region of Mesoplodon densirostris isolate mMesDen1 chromosome 7, mMesDen1 primary haplotype, whole genome shotgun sequence genomic DNA includes:
- the LOC132494407 gene encoding LOW QUALITY PROTEIN: olfactory receptor 10W1 (The sequence of the model RefSeq protein was modified relative to this genomic sequence to represent the inferred CDS: inserted 1 base in 1 codon; substituted 1 base at 1 genomic stop codon), whose translation is MTWENRSVLTAFVFLAYPSHSELHVLSFLGISLVYTLLVIGNVLILVAIQTEACLHKPMYYFLSSLLGVEICYTAVAVPHILXNILPSAKIITLLGCATQLVFLIGFGRANRFLLAIMAYDQYVAICHPLQYPLILTLTLCVRLVAASVVIGLFLSLQLVVFIFSLPFCPAQNIEHFFCDTQPVMHLASANSLIREQSVLVAVTLAIAVPFFFSTTSYAFTVAAVLRIHSAAGRHWAFRTCSSRLTVVLLQCGCCAFMYLCPSSSYHPKRDQFVSLVYTLXIPVLNPFVYTLRSSGMKGTIGGVLTRNCLFQKS